GTactaattacacctgtgctatTCCTGCTATGACATGGCACATTTTCTGCTCCAAAAAAAGGTCTACTTATTAAGcaggaaatgcaaaaaaaggcaaataacaCAAAGGGGCAAATGCAGATATGCATTTTTGTCTGAGATTTAAAtggcatgtttgtgtttaaaaacagGTAAGGGTTTGCAACTGGTaggataaaaaagaaaggaataaaTATCAGGGCTAATGGATGGGGGAAATGCTGGGAAAAACATCCTGGAAAGTAGGCAATCTTCTTATTAATGACTTAAGAGCAGTAGCaggaataatattttattttgcaaatctAGCGCTCCACCCCAGTCCACTAGGTGGCGGTAGTGCGCCTATACATGCTGGTGAAGACGCAGATGAAAGCGAAGAAGAAACATGGAGGGATTAGCGCACGATAGCTAACAACTACCAAGCTGCTAAATAACTTAATGATGTTCCACACCCTTGTTACAGCGTTTGATTGCCTGATGATGAGAGGCAACTTTGTCCGGCTTGTTTTCTGTCATCAGTGTACTAAGCATGGTAGAAGCAGCcatagctagctaactagctagctaactaactagctagctagctagccgcAGCTCCAGCTTCAAGCCACGCCCCTTTCCTGCAGTCCGCGGACAGACCTCTCTCCTTAACTGTCAGCATTAAATACATGCTTTAAGCTTATTCAGTTTAAACAACGAAACACAGACCACGAATAAGTCGCAGGGTGTGAAGATAAGTACTACATCCGGGCTTCACTGTCTGGACGCTAGCTGAAGATAGTGTGCTGCTAATAGAGGCAGTCTGGATGGAGGGACTGCGTCACGAAGGAAAACTCCAGATCATTTTCACAACTTAGATTCAATGCTATCCACTCATATAGCCGTGTCCAACACAATGACCTCTGCGGTGACATCTTCTGATCCTCACGGGCTAACCTTGCCAGCCAGCCGGGGTGCATTCTCCGGGAGCCCGCGGAGGATGAGGCTCCAGAAGCTGCTCGATGTACCCGGACACGACCCGAGCCGGGTTAACGACCTGCTGCTCCTGCGGCCCGACACAGACGGCCAGACTGCTGCAGAACCAAGGGAGGAGACCAGCAACAGACATGTGATGTTTTTCCACGGGGACATTCAGGTGAGTGTGATGGAGGGAATGAACACATGTTGTTTGAGGggtctgtatttatttgaaggGGATGTTATGAAGATACTAAACATTTGCATGCATAACATGATggattattgtattattatgaCATTGCATTTAAGATTTTCCATTTTGAGTTGGAGTGGTTTCAAAGTAATTGAAATGCCTTTACAATGTATGtcactgtgtatttattttatgtgcagTCACATGGCTCAGTCACATGACTTCTTAACGCCATGTGACATTTACAGCATAGTGGTCCTGTAAGCAAAGGAATCACCTGCATGTTATTACACACACAGGGGAACCAATTTCAGTCTCGCTTGCTGTAGAATTGTTTCCCACTTTAGTAGCAATATATGTAGTTTTCATTCtgaagaaaatattatttactaTCACAGTATAAcaatatcaaaaaaagtcaataagTCTGAGAGAGGTCTTCAACAGGTGAGGGCAGACATTTGACCCTGACCCTGCTCTTAGCTACATTGATATCAAGTTAAGTTTATTTATGCTGTATGGGAGAGACTGTGTAGGTTTCAGTAATACGCCAGAAAGTTTAACTAGGAATAAGCACTTTACAGCACCAAGCAAAAGTGTGTCAAGCAGAACCATGAACATGATTGGCATCGCTCTGTAGAGTAAAGGTGCACTTCATCTATTTATGCCACCTTAAACTGTGAGTTGGATCAGTTTTAAGGTAAGAAACACAAGGGTGGTTtgacaaaattcaaaatgttttttctgaatGGGAGCTGAGAATGACCAGACTGCAATTACCAGAAATCCACTGTGCAAAGAGTTTATTGGTATGGAGTTTTAAAATAATACCATACTGTAACTGTAATAACACACTGCCTACTGCAGTGATGGTATCATGACACAGGCAATGTTGTAATACAAACATGCTGAGTACATcaaaatatcatcatcatcaatcattttaaaatcaggAATAGAAGCTGTGTGAtaggaatggatggatgaagctGTATAtcagtttgtgtctttatttctaTTCCTATTTGTGTCACTAGTACACATTTTAATTTCCCCCTGAtccattagtgtgtgtgtatgtgatgaaTCAGCAGCTGACCATCAGAAAAGAATGGTCTTTCTGAACATGTGTGCAGTTCTGATTAAACTGCTGTTGGGGAATAAGTAGGACATGGTAGCGTCTCTCCAGCCTGGGCCAAAAGTCTGATTGCTGCAGCTGCCAGATTATGCAAAACTGTCTCATCAGGAGTCttttggttccttttttttttttggaaagtaAAAGACACTTGttaatcaaatgtaaaaaaagaaagaaaaacaggagtAAAATACGATTAAATGTCAgccatttgtttcattttctaatTGCTTTCAAGAATCCGAGCACTGCCCTCATTTACTAAAGCTTTTCTTGCGCCTGATCCATCCGTTCTTTGTcctcatttgcatttcattaGGCCAGTGTTAACGTTCCCACAGGGTGCTATCTGCCAGGAGACGTTTGTATGCGAGGGATGCTTTCACCGTGATGTTtccatgttaaataaaataaatgaggtCGTTGTTAAGGACACCGCAGTCTGACAGCAGACTGAGGAGATTCTGCCGATGGAGCTAATTAAGTGTGTCAAACAGACCGACATGTGACACGTTTTTAGTCAGAGTCGTTGGGTTGGAGGGGATGTGGGTAACTTATTTTGTTTAGCTCACAGATCGAAGTCACAACAGTTGTCAGAGAGACACTCTGTTGCAAATATCTTTGACTTTAAGAGAGGTTTTTTTGTAGGGAGATTTCTTTTTATCTTTAGGTCTGAGTTTAAACGTTTAAAGGAAAATAGCACTGCcatgctccctcctcctccttagcTGGATACGTTGATGTTCCAACTATGTTGCAAAGCTGTGTGCTctaaacatcacaaacacattgaaaaaGCTAAATTAGGCCAACTGGGGTTAAGGGATGCACATATCTGTATACTCAGATGCCGAGCGATAATTGATTTTTGCATCATATATTTCACATTCTTCAAGTttgtaaaagtattttactTCAGATTTTAataacctctctctctgtgttgtttttgcagaacTTCGAGGTGGAGATGGCTCTGCAGCCTGAGGGAGCCCAGTGGCTCTCCTGGAGTCTGGAGCAGGTCGCCCTCACCCTGGGCCGACGTTTCCCAGGCCATCACGTGTGGGTGGTCAGAGCCTGCCGCATGTATCTCCACAAGTTCAGCAGCTACCACAACTTCGTCGAGAGCAACATGTTCGGGGCACCGGAGCACTCGCCGTACTCACCTGACTCCGGAGCGTTTCTCCACCTCAGGTTTGTATTCCtactccttttctttctttgttcagCTTAGCCAACAAGAAGTATGTAAATagaagtgatttattttattttatttgctttaatatTTGCACATTGTCAGATTGGTTAGGTGTGTTAAACACACCAAAGACTGCACAGTGATTGTATTGTGAGTGTAAGCATTTCTGATGGCAGGGCCCTGCTGAGCCACGGCATGGAGCGAGCCAACCTACCGGACCCCCCTCTGCCACAGGGAGGCGCTGACAGCCTTCCCCCGGGGTTCTCGCTGACCCTGGTGGGCTTCAGCAAAGGCTGCGTGGTGCTGAACCAGATGGTGTACGAGCTGGCCGGCGCCCGAGCGGACCAGCAGATGTCACACTTCGTCGAGGGCGTCTCGGACATGTACTGGCTGGACGGCGGGCACCCGGGTGGCAGCGAGACCTGGGTGACCAACAAGCAGGCGCTGAAGGAGCTCGCCTCCAGCGGGGTGTCGGTCCATGCCCACGTGACCCCCTACGAGGTGTGTGACCCGATGCGGGCGTGGGTGGGCCGCGAGCACAGACACTTCATCAAGACCCTGGAGGAGTTCGGGGCCTGTCTTAGTAAGAATCTGCACTTCGAGGACGAGCCCCCCTCAATTGAGAATCACTTCAGGGTCATCCAGGAGTTTTGAGTTTGCTTGTGAGCACTAACGTGCAGATTGAGTGTCTTATTTGCTGGTCTTACCTCATTTTTCTTGGATTTAAGGGCTCAGACTTGAGAGCATGTGACAGATGCTTGTGTGTTGTACCTTCTACAGCTAAATGCACTTGACCCGACCCGTCTGAATGATCCGggtgctttttttcttgctctctgTGACCCTGAGTAGGAATATGCAGGTGTGAAAATGGTCTTTAGTCTTTACTCTTTACATTTGATTCTGGCTCAAGCTacgagctgctgcagagctgtcCATTCAGAAACATGATTGATTCATGTTCAGTTGGATTTTGCTAATGAGGGAATGCGTCCAAGTTATGCTGTATACAATTAATTgtgacttattttaatttttgcGAACTAGAGAGTCAACAGTGTGTCATAATGGCATCCGTGTATGTTTTCATAGTTTGTTTATGGATTAAATCCTAAATAGTGGAAATGACAAAACGACTTGTATTTTAGTTTCGTCCTCCCTGACACGAAGAGACTTCACCTGGAGGAGAGCGGGCCACAGCTCTGGGAGACAGGCCTTGGGTTAGCCGTTAGCTGGAGCAATCTTTGTAACGGGAGAAACAGAAAGTTTGCTGATCCGGCAGGGAGCCGGGG
The Anoplopoma fimbria isolate UVic2021 breed Golden Eagle Sablefish chromosome 16, Afim_UVic_2022, whole genome shotgun sequence genome window above contains:
- the c16h2orf69 gene encoding mitochondrial protein C2orf69 homolog, yielding MLSTHIAVSNTMTSAVTSSDPHGLTLPASRGAFSGSPRRMRLQKLLDVPGHDPSRVNDLLLLRPDTDGQTAAEPREETSNRHVMFFHGDIQNFEVEMALQPEGAQWLSWSLEQVALTLGRRFPGHHVWVVRACRMYLHKFSSYHNFVESNMFGAPEHSPYSPDSGAFLHLRALLSHGMERANLPDPPLPQGGADSLPPGFSLTLVGFSKGCVVLNQMVYELAGARADQQMSHFVEGVSDMYWLDGGHPGGSETWVTNKQALKELASSGVSVHAHVTPYEVCDPMRAWVGREHRHFIKTLEEFGACLSKNLHFEDEPPSIENHFRVIQEF